A stretch of Balearica regulorum gibbericeps isolate bBalReg1 chromosome 28, bBalReg1.pri, whole genome shotgun sequence DNA encodes these proteins:
- the RAB13 gene encoding ras-related protein Rab-13: MAKAYDHLFKLLLIGDSGVGKTCLIIRFAEDNFTSTYISTIGIDFKIRTVDIDGKKIKLQVWDTAGQERFKTITTAYYRGAVGIILVYDITDEKSFENIQNWMKSIKENASAGVERLLIGNKCDMEGKRKVQRDEAEKLAKEHGIRFFETSAKSSVNVEEAFTTLARDILQKTSRKAAPSSSSRPLLEPGPPRKTGAKCSLV; the protein is encoded by the exons aTGGCCAAGGCCTACGACCACCTCTTCAAGCTGCTGCTGATCGGGGACAGCGGCGTGGGCAAGACCTGCCTCATCATCCGCTTCGCCGAGGACAACTTCACCAGCACCTACATCTCCACCATCG GGATCGACTTCAAAATCCGGACGGTGGACATTGATGGGAAGAAGATCAAGCTGCAGGTCTG GGACACGGCGGGACAAGAACGCTTCAAAACCATCACTACAGCTTATTACCGCGGAGCCGTG GGCATCATCCTGGTGTACGACATCACTGATGAGAAATCCTTCGAAAATATCCAAAACTGGATGAAAAGCATCAAGGAG AACGCCTCGGCTGGGGTCGAGCGTCTCCTCATCGGCAACAAGTGCGACATGGAGGGCAAGCGCAAAGTGCAGCGGGACGAGGCTGAGAAG CTGGCGAAGGAGCACGGGATCCGCTTCTTTGAGACCAGCGCCAAGTCCAGCGTGAACGTGGAGGAG gcctTCACCACGCTGGCACGGGACATCCTGCAGAAAACCTCCCGGAAAGCC gcccccagcagcagcagcaggcccCTGCTGGAGCCCGGCCCCCCGAGGAAGACCGGGGCTAAATGCTCCCTGGTGTAG
- the JTB gene encoding protein JTB, which produces MGPLGPAGPRYCVLYAVLGSLVCGLRPAVAMVASDEKRSASPVVATQCWQVEDFVVAQECTRCSSFQAKTILACSPTGFIEKINCATSKKDEFKSCRSAVMEAHVFWRFVGTMMCVAAVFAVLVVCRQRVLDRKALEKVRKQIESI; this is translated from the exons ATGGGGCCCCTTGGCCCTGCCGGGCCGCGCTACTGCGTCCTCTACGCCGTCCTGGGTTCCCTGGTCTGCGGTTTGAG GCCGGCGGTGGCGATGGTGGCGAGCGACGAGAAACGCTCGG CGAGCCCGGTGGTGGCCACGCAGTGCTGGCAGGTGGAGGACTTCGTGGTGGCTCAGGAATGCACCCGCTGCTCCAGCTTCCAGGCG AAGACGATACTGGCGTGCAGCCCCACGGGCTTCATTGAGAAGATCAACTGTGCCACCTCTAAGAAGGACGAGTTCAAGAG CTGTCGCTCCGCAGTGATGGAGGCGCACGTTTTCTGGAGGTTCGTGGGCACCATGATGTGCGTGGCCGCCGTCTTTGCGGTGCTGGTGGTGTGTCGCCAGCGTGTGCTGGACAGAAAGGCCCTGGAGAAAGTCCGCAAGCAGATCGAGTCCATTTAG
- the CREB3L4 gene encoding cyclic AMP-responsive element-binding protein 3-like protein 4 isoform X1 yields the protein MEPEVPELLDALLEPQDGLFPGSVLPDPPFSGSAPSPGGSEPAFEGWTLPEDGGSKTEELLRLTVNPDDACGLGGHLASPGGHGSQDTSPEPPGPDEVPPPALYEVVCDLSTPLHGSVVSIQLDDWLCPVLLPGSCIIDELPAASLPAPLPAPLPAPSPTALRLTEEEKRLLAQEGVTLPGTLPLTQTEERILKKVRRKIRNKQSAQDSRRRKKEYLDGLESRAAACSAQNQELRKKVQELENRNGSLLRQLQALIKQTSNKAAQTSTCVLILLFSLGLILFPSYSPFRWGPGRSRDGDRPTGGNGEPAGAPELGGTSCSPPHPPPTFPVPTVISRNILTRGEPLGPAGEAPFPAPGWLRVEEPGPAAPEDAGAEGGHGRPPHGREPGTNSSDWTPPGAPVGAAKRGHGDEM from the exons ATGGAGCCGGAGGTGCCGGAGCTCCTGGACGCTCTCCTGGAGCCACAGGACGGGCTCTTCCCGGGCAGCGTCCTCCCCGATCCCCCCTTCTCCGGCTCGGCCCCGTCTCCCGGTGGCTCGGAACCGGCCTTCGAGGGCTGGACGCTCCCCGAGGATGGC GGGAGCAAAACCGAGGAGCTGCTGCGGCTGACGGTGAACCCCGACGACGCCTGCGGCCTGGGCGGCCACCTCGCCTCCCCAGGTGGCCACGGCTCCCAAGACACTAGCCCGGAGCCCCCCGGGCCCGACGAGGTGCCCCCCCCGGCCCTATACGAGGTGGTCTGCGACCTCAGCACCCCCCTGCACGGCAGCGTCGTCTCCATCCAGCTGG atgaCTGGCTGTGCCCCGTGCTGCTCCCCGGTTCCTGCATCATCGATGAGCTGCCTGCcgcctccctgcctgctcccctgcctgctcccctgcctgcacccagccccACCGCG CTGCGCCTGACGGAGGAGGAGAAGCGGCTGCTGGCGCAGGAGGGGGTGACGCTGCCCGGCACCCTGCCCCTCACCCAG actgAGGAGCGGATCCTGAAGAAGGTGAGGAGGAAGATCCGGAACAAGCAGTCGGCCCAAGACAGCCGGCGGAGGAAGAAGGAGTACCTGGACGGGCTGGAGAGCAG GGCGGCCGCGTGCTCAGCCCAGAACCAGGAGCTGCGCAAGAAAGTCCAGGAGCTGGAAAATCGCAACGG GTCGCTGCTGCGGCAGCTGCAGGCGCTGATCAAGCAGACGTCCAACAAGGCCGCCCAGACCAGCACCTGCGTCCTG atcctgctcttctccctgggactCATCCTGTTCCCCAGCTACAGCCCCTTCCGCTGGGGGCCGGGGCGCAGCCGGGACGGCGACAGGCCCACCGGAGGTAACGGGGAACCCGCGGGAGCCCCGGAGTTAGGGGGGaccagctgcagccccccccacccccccccgacGTTCCCTGTTCCCACAGTGATTTCCAGGAACATCCTGACCCGGGGGGAGCCGCTGGGACCGGCCGGAGAAGCCCCGTTCCCTGCGCCGGGGTGGCTGCGGGTGGAAGAGCCGGGCCCTGCGGCTCCAGAGGACGCCGGAGCTGAAGGGGGGCACGGGAGGCCCCCCCATGGCAGGGAGCCGGGCACCAACTCCTCAGACTGGACCCCCCCAGGGGCTCCGGTGGGGGCAGCGAAACGGGGACACGGGGACGAGATGtga
- the CREB3L4 gene encoding cyclic AMP-responsive element-binding protein 3-like protein 4 isoform X2 has translation MEPEVPELLDALLEPQDGLFPGSVLPDPPFSGSAPSPGGSEPAFEGWTLPEDGGSKTEELLRLTVNPDDACGLGGHLASPGGHGSQDTSPEPPGPDEVPPPALYEVVCDLSTPLHGSVVSIQLDDWLCPVLLPGSCIIDELPAASLPAPLPAPLPAPSPTALRLTEEEKRLLAQEGVTLPGTLPLTQTEERILKKVRRKIRNKQSAQDSRRRKKEYLDGLESRAAACSAQNQELRKKVQELENRNGSLLRQLQALIKQTSNKAAQTSTCVLILLFSLGLILFPSYSPFRWGPGRSRDGDRPTGVISRNILTRGEPLGPAGEAPFPAPGWLRVEEPGPAAPEDAGAEGGHGRPPHGREPGTNSSDWTPPGAPVGAAKRGHGDEM, from the exons ATGGAGCCGGAGGTGCCGGAGCTCCTGGACGCTCTCCTGGAGCCACAGGACGGGCTCTTCCCGGGCAGCGTCCTCCCCGATCCCCCCTTCTCCGGCTCGGCCCCGTCTCCCGGTGGCTCGGAACCGGCCTTCGAGGGCTGGACGCTCCCCGAGGATGGC GGGAGCAAAACCGAGGAGCTGCTGCGGCTGACGGTGAACCCCGACGACGCCTGCGGCCTGGGCGGCCACCTCGCCTCCCCAGGTGGCCACGGCTCCCAAGACACTAGCCCGGAGCCCCCCGGGCCCGACGAGGTGCCCCCCCCGGCCCTATACGAGGTGGTCTGCGACCTCAGCACCCCCCTGCACGGCAGCGTCGTCTCCATCCAGCTGG atgaCTGGCTGTGCCCCGTGCTGCTCCCCGGTTCCTGCATCATCGATGAGCTGCCTGCcgcctccctgcctgctcccctgcctgctcccctgcctgcacccagccccACCGCG CTGCGCCTGACGGAGGAGGAGAAGCGGCTGCTGGCGCAGGAGGGGGTGACGCTGCCCGGCACCCTGCCCCTCACCCAG actgAGGAGCGGATCCTGAAGAAGGTGAGGAGGAAGATCCGGAACAAGCAGTCGGCCCAAGACAGCCGGCGGAGGAAGAAGGAGTACCTGGACGGGCTGGAGAGCAG GGCGGCCGCGTGCTCAGCCCAGAACCAGGAGCTGCGCAAGAAAGTCCAGGAGCTGGAAAATCGCAACGG GTCGCTGCTGCGGCAGCTGCAGGCGCTGATCAAGCAGACGTCCAACAAGGCCGCCCAGACCAGCACCTGCGTCCTG atcctgctcttctccctgggactCATCCTGTTCCCCAGCTACAGCCCCTTCCGCTGGGGGCCGGGGCGCAGCCGGGACGGCGACAGGCCCACCGGAG TGATTTCCAGGAACATCCTGACCCGGGGGGAGCCGCTGGGACCGGCCGGAGAAGCCCCGTTCCCTGCGCCGGGGTGGCTGCGGGTGGAAGAGCCGGGCCCTGCGGCTCCAGAGGACGCCGGAGCTGAAGGGGGGCACGGGAGGCCCCCCCATGGCAGGGAGCCGGGCACCAACTCCTCAGACTGGACCCCCCCAGGGGCTCCGGTGGGGGCAGCGAAACGGGGACACGGGGACGAGATGtga
- the SLC39A1 gene encoding zinc transporter ZIP1: MVTRTGPGMAELAWSPGAAPHPPPGLEAKLGSLVLLLLLPLACGLAPLCCFRQPPSSADTRSPVLSLVSCFAGGVFLATCLLDLLPDYLASITAALEGLRITLQFPLPEFILAMGFFLVLVLEQVALAQRELSSVPEETRALLPAGSIQTPSPQPSVPGVRGAIRAGLLVLALALHAVLEGLALGLQEAEGAVLRVCLALLLHKCAVAFSLALKLLRGRLRPPAVVACLVLFAMMSPLGVGLGTAVAAGAGARQRLCRGVLEGLAAGTFLYITFLEILPQELGVPQHRIPKVILLLAGFALVTAILFIKI, translated from the exons ATGGTAACGAGAACCGGGCCCGGGATGGCGGAGCTGGCCTGGAgccccggggcggccccgcACCCCCCTCCCGGGCTGGAGGCGAAGCTGGgctccctggtgctgctgctgctgctgcccctcgcCTGCGGGCTCGCCCCCCTCTGCTGCTTCCGCCAGCCCCCCAGCTCCGCCG ACACCCGCAGCCCGGTGCTCAGCCTGGTGAGCTGCTTCGCCGGCGGCGTCTTCCTGGCCACCTGCCTGCTCGACCTCCTGCCCGACTACCTGGCCAGCATCACCGCGGCGCTGGAGGGGCTGCGCATCACG CTGCAGTTCCCCTTACCGGAGTTCATCCTGGCCATGGGCTTCTtcctggtgctggtgctggagcaggtcGCGTTGGCGCAGCGGGAGCTGTCGTCCGTTCCGGAGGAGACGCGCGCTTTGCTTCCCGCAGGTTCCATCCAAACCCCTTCGCCTCAACCTTCCGTTCCCGGCGTCCGCGGCGCCATCCGAGCCGGGTTGTTGGTGTTGGCGCTGGCGCTGCACGCCGTTTTGGAGGGGCTGGCGTTGGGATTGCAGGAGGCGGAGGGGGCCGTGCTGCGCGTCTGCCTGGCGTTGCTGCTGCATAAATGCGCCGTGGCCTTCAGCCTGGCGCTGAAGCTGCTGCGGGGTCGTCTGAGGCCGCCGGCGGTGGTCGCCTGCTTGGTCCTTTTCGCTATGATGTCACCGTTGGGCGTGGGGTTGGGGacggcggtggcggcgggcgCAGGAGCGCGGCAGCGCCTGTGCCGGGGGGTGCTGGAGGGTTTAGCGGCCGGGACCTTCCTGTACATCACTTTCCTGGAGATTTTGCCGCAGGAACTTGGGGTCCCCCAACATCGCATCCCCAAGGTAATCCTGCTCCTCGCCGGCTTCGCCCTCGTCACCGCCATCCTCTTCATCAAGATCTGA